Proteins encoded by one window of Salmonirosea aquatica:
- a CDS encoding LTA synthase family protein, whose translation MFIRNCLPSLLYRLNVPFFLILAWVVVFQLLRCIFFGYQYFSGNADTPTVLLQSAWHGLSMDLSMASYLMLLPTLLLSFTARKWLWYLRGMLYYSYFISLIVSLIVTADLEVFKAWHFRLDTTPLYFLEHPNEAFASASSSPLLLLLFILLILITLISLFQAKIIKHLLVSFEPSSPWLTPLLFLFITATLIIPIRGGLGLAPMNQSRVYYSSDNFANQLAVNATWNFFSSAVKGTGRKNNPFISMSPEVAHTRLNSLRPVSSGIVQIIEPKQKINVLLIIWESLTAKVVSSLGGLPGITPNFDSLTRQGVLFTNLYASGDRSPKGIVAILSGYPAQPTTSIISFPTKTASLSSLPRTLKEHGYQNSFYYGGETEFANIKSYLLQHGFDRIIDHNNFASSEKNSKWGAHDHIVFNRLLVDLNSQKTPFFTTLFTLSSHEPFEVPEKTAIPGQDIEHKFLNSLHYTDASLGNFIRQAQTKPWWRNTLIVIVADHGHPLPKTASDRSSEFRIPMLWLGGPVEQKGIKVDTLGSQTDLAATLLDQLGYDSTGFSWSNGLLRKGRIPYAFYSFNNGFGWVRPRGTLVYDNIGKREVESSGNLNPNDKETGKAYLQSLFGDYLKR comes from the coding sequence ATGTTTATACGAAATTGCCTTCCTTCTTTACTTTACCGTTTAAATGTACCCTTTTTCCTGATCCTTGCCTGGGTAGTGGTTTTCCAGCTGTTACGCTGTATTTTTTTTGGGTATCAGTATTTTTCGGGTAATGCCGATACCCCCACCGTGCTTCTTCAATCCGCCTGGCATGGGCTGTCTATGGATCTCTCTATGGCCTCCTACCTGATGCTACTCCCCACGCTACTGCTATCATTTACCGCCCGCAAGTGGCTCTGGTACCTTCGTGGAATGTTATATTATTCGTATTTCATATCTTTAATCGTTTCCCTAATTGTTACCGCTGATTTGGAAGTGTTCAAAGCCTGGCACTTTCGACTCGACACTACCCCCTTGTATTTTCTGGAACACCCCAACGAGGCGTTTGCCTCGGCCAGTTCCTCTCCACTTTTATTGTTACTTTTCATTCTGCTTATTCTGATTACCCTGATCTCGCTATTTCAGGCAAAGATTATTAAACATCTACTTGTCTCTTTTGAACCTTCATCTCCCTGGCTGACTCCGCTCCTTTTCCTATTCATTACTGCTACTCTCATTATCCCGATCCGGGGCGGACTTGGATTGGCCCCCATGAACCAAAGCCGGGTATATTACTCAAGCGATAATTTCGCCAATCAACTGGCAGTAAATGCCACCTGGAACTTTTTCAGTTCCGCCGTAAAGGGAACGGGCAGAAAGAATAACCCCTTTATCTCTATGTCTCCCGAGGTTGCGCATACCCGACTGAATTCTTTACGGCCTGTGTCAAGTGGGATTGTGCAAATCATTGAACCGAAACAAAAAATTAATGTCCTGCTAATTATCTGGGAAAGCTTAACCGCCAAGGTCGTATCGTCTCTCGGCGGACTACCTGGCATTACACCTAATTTTGACTCGCTTACCAGGCAGGGAGTACTCTTTACAAACCTGTATGCCAGCGGCGACCGTAGTCCGAAGGGGATCGTAGCAATATTAAGCGGCTATCCCGCCCAGCCTACTACCTCGATCATATCCTTTCCTACCAAAACAGCATCCCTCTCCTCCTTACCTCGCACACTAAAAGAGCACGGATACCAAAACTCGTTTTATTACGGTGGTGAAACTGAATTTGCCAACATTAAATCCTACCTTTTACAGCACGGATTCGATCGCATCATAGACCACAATAACTTTGCATCTTCTGAGAAAAACTCTAAATGGGGAGCTCACGATCATATAGTATTCAATCGTTTACTGGTAGATCTTAATAGTCAGAAAACTCCTTTTTTCACTACCCTTTTTACGTTAAGCAGTCACGAACCATTTGAGGTGCCTGAAAAAACTGCCATTCCAGGCCAGGATATCGAGCATAAGTTCCTGAACTCCCTTCACTACACGGATGCAAGCTTGGGGAATTTTATACGGCAAGCTCAAACGAAGCCCTGGTGGAGAAATACTTTGATTGTCATCGTGGCAGATCACGGCCATCCGCTCCCCAAAACCGCTAGTGATCGGTCGTCAGAGTTCCGCATCCCTATGCTTTGGCTCGGTGGACCTGTTGAACAAAAAGGTATCAAGGTAGATACCTTAGGATCGCAAACCGATTTAGCAGCAACCCTGTTGGACCAACTCGGTTATGATTCCACCGGATTTTCATGGAGCAATGGTCTACTACGAAAGGGGCGTATTCCCTACGCGTTTTATTCATTTAATAATGGATTTGGATGGGTGAGACCCAGGGGTACCCTGGTCTATGACAATATTGGTAAACGGGAAGTTGAAAGCAGCGGAAACCTGAATCCCAATGATAAGGAAACAGGAAAAGCCTATCTCCAATCGTTGTTTGGGGATTATTTGAAGCGTTAA
- the mtaB gene encoding tRNA (N(6)-L-threonylcarbamoyladenosine(37)-C(2))-methylthiotransferase MtaB yields the protein MNNTSTKRVAFYTLGCKLNYSETSSISRMFEQGGYLKVEFNQNPDIFIINTCSVTENADKKCRKIVREAQQINPNAYVAVIGCYAQLKPREISEIPGVDAVLGAAEKFRLIELLGTFQKSPYGQHARVLASSIGEPLAYHASFSLNDRTRTFLKVQDGCDYPCAYCTIPLARGKSRSDTIENCVRNAHEIAEKGVKEIVLTGVNIGDFGIQEGVRRDNFLQLIQALDEVTGIERFRISSIEPNLLSDDIIEFVAQSKRFVPHFHIPLQSGSNTVLGLMRRRYRRELYQDRVRKIKNLMPDCCIGVDVIVGHPGETHEEFLNTYEFLNELDVAYFHVFTYSERDHTAALDMGPIVPKQERAERSKMLHILSEKKKRAFYQSQLNTTHTVLFEDDVTAGQMQGFTENYVRVVAKYDPLLINETKILYLSSLNDNGLVEVSENMEYSFH from the coding sequence ATGAATAATACTAGTACGAAACGAGTTGCCTTCTACACTCTGGGATGCAAACTCAATTACTCGGAAACATCCTCCATTTCCCGGATGTTCGAACAAGGGGGGTACCTTAAGGTGGAATTCAATCAGAATCCCGACATATTTATCATCAATACTTGTTCGGTCACAGAGAATGCTGACAAGAAATGCCGCAAGATTGTGCGGGAAGCTCAGCAAATCAATCCCAACGCCTATGTGGCAGTAATTGGCTGTTACGCTCAGCTTAAACCCAGGGAAATTTCTGAAATTCCCGGCGTGGATGCCGTGTTGGGCGCCGCAGAAAAATTCAGGCTGATCGAGCTATTAGGTACCTTTCAGAAATCCCCATACGGACAACATGCCCGTGTGCTGGCTTCTTCGATTGGTGAGCCACTTGCCTATCACGCCTCCTTTTCTCTCAACGATCGCACCCGTACCTTCCTGAAAGTGCAGGATGGCTGCGACTACCCCTGTGCTTACTGTACCATACCGCTGGCCCGGGGCAAAAGCCGGTCCGATACCATTGAGAATTGTGTAAGGAATGCCCACGAAATTGCGGAAAAGGGAGTAAAAGAAATTGTTCTAACTGGTGTCAATATTGGAGATTTTGGTATTCAGGAAGGAGTCCGGCGTGACAATTTCCTTCAGCTCATTCAGGCGCTCGATGAAGTTACTGGCATCGAACGGTTTCGCATTTCTTCGATTGAACCGAATCTTCTTTCCGATGATATAATTGAGTTTGTGGCCCAATCGAAGCGTTTTGTACCTCATTTTCATATTCCCCTACAATCGGGTTCCAATACTGTCCTAGGCTTGATGCGACGGCGCTATCGGCGGGAACTTTATCAGGATAGGGTTCGAAAAATCAAAAACCTGATGCCGGACTGCTGCATTGGGGTTGATGTGATTGTAGGACATCCCGGCGAAACCCATGAGGAGTTTTTGAATACTTACGAATTTCTGAATGAACTTGATGTGGCCTACTTTCACGTATTTACTTACTCGGAACGTGATCATACGGCTGCCCTCGATATGGGTCCGATTGTTCCCAAGCAAGAACGGGCAGAGCGTTCAAAAATGTTGCATATTCTTTCTGAGAAAAAGAAGCGCGCCTTTTATCAATCCCAACTCAATACTACTCATACCGTATTGTTCGAGGACGATGTTACGGCCGGGCAAATGCAGGGATTCACTGAAAATTACGTACGGGTGGTGGCTAAGTACGATCCACTACTGATCAATGAGACTAAAATTCTTTACCTGAGTTCGCTCAATGACAATGGATTGGTTGAAGTCTCTGAAAATATGGAATATTCATTCCATTGA
- a CDS encoding ammonium transporter, translated as MQKPNYVPLLILLAISLLGVFLPAVPSQIITEGLDTGDIAWMLVASAMVLLMTPGLAYFYGGMVNNKNVISTMLQSFIAMGVISVLWVTVGFSLAFGDSVGGFFGNPTTYFMFNGVLDSTPWSLAPTIPLALFAFFQLKFAVITPALVTGSMAERVNFRSYVLFIILFSLFVYAPLAHWTWHPEGLLFKMGVLDFAGGTVVHMSAGWAALAGALYLKRRKSHLEASVLPPANIPFVLLGTGLLWFGWFGFNAGSAVGASALAVSAFATTNTAAGAAGIAWILFDVAKGKKVSALGFCIGAVVGLVAITPAAGFVTIPSSIFIGVVAAMTSNYIAHLRTKSTLDDTLDVFPCHGVGGMVGMIMTGIFANSGVNSGVVDQGLAYGETTLFINHMIALVLVSAFAFGMSFALLKITDMILPLRVSEEDEKVGLDISQHDEFLVEA; from the coding sequence ATGCAAAAGCCAAATTACGTGCCACTTTTGATCCTGCTGGCTATTAGCTTGTTAGGAGTGTTTTTGCCCGCTGTGCCTTCCCAAATCATTACGGAGGGTTTGGATACCGGCGACATCGCCTGGATGTTAGTTGCTAGTGCCATGGTATTGCTGATGACCCCGGGTCTGGCGTATTTCTATGGCGGAATGGTCAATAACAAAAATGTGATTTCTACGATGCTCCAAAGCTTCATCGCCATGGGGGTGATCAGTGTACTTTGGGTGACCGTAGGATTCAGCCTTGCCTTTGGCGATTCTGTCGGAGGGTTTTTCGGAAACCCTACTACCTACTTTATGTTCAACGGGGTATTGGACAGTACTCCCTGGTCACTGGCTCCGACCATTCCCTTAGCGTTGTTTGCGTTTTTTCAACTGAAATTTGCCGTTATCACGCCAGCATTAGTCACGGGTTCAATGGCTGAGCGGGTCAACTTTCGTTCGTACGTACTGTTTATTATCTTGTTCAGCCTGTTCGTATACGCACCTTTGGCCCACTGGACCTGGCATCCCGAAGGATTGCTATTCAAGATGGGCGTACTTGATTTTGCCGGAGGTACCGTAGTGCACATGTCGGCAGGTTGGGCGGCATTGGCAGGAGCTTTGTATCTCAAACGCCGTAAATCACATCTGGAAGCCAGTGTATTACCTCCCGCTAATATTCCTTTTGTGTTGTTAGGTACCGGTTTGCTGTGGTTTGGCTGGTTTGGTTTCAATGCGGGTTCGGCAGTAGGCGCCTCGGCTTTGGCAGTTTCTGCCTTTGCTACTACGAATACTGCTGCCGGTGCGGCGGGAATAGCCTGGATTCTTTTCGATGTTGCTAAAGGTAAGAAAGTCTCGGCATTAGGATTCTGTATCGGTGCGGTGGTAGGGCTGGTGGCCATTACCCCAGCGGCGGGCTTCGTTACCATTCCCTCCTCGATCTTCATCGGGGTAGTTGCTGCCATGACGAGCAATTATATCGCTCATCTGCGTACCAAGTCTACATTGGACGATACCCTGGATGTTTTTCCCTGCCACGGAGTAGGGGGCATGGTGGGTATGATTATGACGGGAATTTTTGCCAATAGCGGTGTAAACAGTGGAGTAGTCGATCAGGGATTGGCTTATGGCGAAACTACCCTGTTTATCAACCACATGATTGCTCTGGTGCTGGTGTCGGCTTTTGCTTTTGGAATGTCTTTTGCCCTTTTGAAAATCACCGATATGATTCTTCCTCTGCGTGTATCTGAAGAAGATGAGAAAGTCGGCCTGGATATCAGCCAACACGATGAGTTCTTAGTAGAAGCCTAA
- a CDS encoding porin, which produces MKKVYFTVLSILVPFLGFTKADDKKNSQTEEVKKTTEAKEDGDTKSPFTFSGYLDSYYIGNFNKPLSRSNTGVANARAFDITSGQFQLGLVQTKMTYANDKSEAVVDLTFGPNADLGNYGNLVSVLNPDYTGMALAIKQAYFTYNFTDKFSMTAGQFGTHIGYEVIDAPVNFNYSLSNLFNNGPFYHTGLKATYAFSDRASLMLGIVNNVDGLGDNNRQKGFISQLFFAPVENWNVYLNYMGSNEASQDVPSVPQDKAFYSIFDLTTSYQITEKFLLGLNAAYGSQKGDFQGGGGPSSAQTWGGAAVYANVALSDVFAIGARYENFNNTDGPRGLVNSAGVGTKVNSFTLTGNFTLADGHVLLKPELRIDSYPKFGNSSEGQQFEDSDGRYTNNSQTTLGMAFIYSF; this is translated from the coding sequence ATGAAAAAAGTTTATTTCACGGTATTATCTATTCTTGTTCCGTTTTTGGGTTTTACCAAGGCGGATGACAAAAAAAATAGTCAGACCGAAGAGGTAAAGAAGACCACAGAAGCCAAGGAGGACGGTGATACCAAGAGCCCTTTCACCTTTTCAGGGTACCTTGATTCGTACTACATTGGAAACTTCAACAAGCCGCTATCCCGCTCCAATACCGGGGTGGCCAACGCCCGCGCTTTTGACATTACTTCGGGGCAGTTTCAATTGGGTCTGGTGCAAACCAAAATGACCTATGCCAATGATAAATCGGAGGCAGTTGTTGATTTGACCTTTGGACCCAATGCCGATTTAGGTAATTATGGTAATCTGGTCAGTGTTCTCAATCCCGACTATACCGGTATGGCCCTAGCCATCAAACAGGCCTATTTTACTTACAACTTCACGGATAAGTTTTCCATGACCGCCGGCCAGTTCGGTACTCATATTGGTTATGAAGTAATTGACGCTCCCGTCAATTTCAATTATTCCCTCTCCAATCTGTTTAACAATGGTCCTTTCTACCATACGGGTTTGAAGGCTACTTATGCTTTTTCGGATCGGGCATCGCTGATGCTTGGAATCGTGAATAATGTGGATGGACTGGGTGATAACAACCGTCAGAAAGGTTTTATTAGCCAGTTGTTCTTTGCACCTGTCGAAAACTGGAATGTATACCTCAATTATATGGGGAGTAATGAAGCCAGCCAGGATGTTCCGTCGGTTCCTCAGGATAAAGCCTTCTATAGTATATTTGATTTGACTACCAGCTATCAGATCACCGAAAAATTCCTCTTGGGTCTCAATGCCGCCTACGGATCTCAAAAGGGTGATTTTCAAGGAGGAGGTGGTCCATCGTCTGCCCAAACCTGGGGAGGTGCCGCAGTATATGCTAACGTGGCTCTATCTGATGTTTTCGCCATCGGCGCCCGTTACGAAAACTTCAACAATACGGATGGTCCTCGGGGCTTGGTCAACAGTGCCGGAGTAGGTACCAAAGTAAATTCCTTCACACTGACCGGTAACTTTACGTTGGCGGATGGCCATGTTCTACTCAAGCCTGAGCTGCGTATCGATAGCTATCCAAAATTCGGTAATTCGAGCGAAGGTCAACAATTTGAGGATTCTGATGGCAGGTACACCAATAACAGCCAAACTACCCTGGGAATGGCCTTTATCTATTCCTTCTGA
- a CDS encoding 4Fe-4S binding protein yields the protein MAITITDECINCGACEPECPNTAIYEGGVEWAWGDGTSLDEVDFGDGTVVSGKEKQVPVSDEFYYIVSDKCTECMGFHEEPQCAAVCPVDCCVPDPDHVEDEETLLAKKSWMHAE from the coding sequence ATGGCTATTACGATCACAGATGAATGCATTAACTGCGGTGCCTGCGAGCCCGAATGCCCCAATACCGCTATCTATGAAGGCGGAGTTGAATGGGCTTGGGGTGATGGAACCAGCCTCGACGAAGTAGATTTCGGCGATGGTACCGTAGTCAGTGGTAAAGAAAAACAAGTTCCGGTATCCGATGAATTCTACTATATAGTGTCAGATAAATGTACTGAGTGCATGGGCTTTCATGAGGAACCTCAGTGCGCGGCAGTATGTCCGGTAGACTGTTGTGTTCCCGACCCCGACCATGTTGAGGATGAGGAAACTCTGCTGGCTAAAAAATCCTGGATGCACGCAGAATAG
- a CDS encoding acyl-CoA reductase: MLNRINRINALTKLGTYLLDPTNSIENEEVARLARSKNGWFTPTNCLISLESIARNYLDPQLLRDFASQYEEPQSPKKIGVVMAGNIPAVGFHDALCVLISGHHLLAKLSKDDTVLMMYLLTTLQRLEPAIAESITFVDRINAAAAFIATGSDNTARYFEYYFASKPHIIRKNRTSVAVLTGKETKQELTGLVDDILLYFGLGCRNVSKLYVPNGYDFAKLYECAEAKQLEFTHHHKYFNNYEYNKAVLLVNGTIHQDNGFLMVTPNEALVSPLSVVYYEEYESMESVLEKLEQLSDKIQCMVADKEIHPHAVSFGTAQSPGLNDFADGVDTMAFLQEL, translated from the coding sequence ATGTTAAACAGAATTAATCGAATAAATGCCCTTACAAAATTAGGAACTTATCTTCTTGATCCTACTAATTCCATAGAGAATGAAGAGGTGGCGCGGTTGGCCCGTAGTAAAAATGGCTGGTTTACTCCAACGAATTGCCTCATATCGTTGGAATCCATTGCCCGGAACTATCTCGATCCTCAGCTTTTAAGAGATTTCGCCAGCCAATATGAAGAACCTCAATCTCCAAAAAAAATCGGGGTAGTCATGGCAGGCAATATCCCCGCGGTAGGATTTCACGATGCGCTCTGCGTGTTAATTAGTGGTCACCACCTACTCGCTAAACTCAGCAAGGACGATACGGTTCTGATGATGTACCTCTTGACCACTTTACAAAGATTGGAACCCGCCATAGCCGAGAGCATCACCTTTGTGGACCGGATCAATGCCGCCGCGGCCTTTATCGCAACGGGTAGCGACAACACTGCACGATATTTTGAGTACTATTTTGCTTCTAAACCTCATATTATCCGTAAAAACCGTACCTCGGTTGCCGTGTTGACGGGCAAAGAAACCAAACAGGAACTTACGGGACTTGTGGATGATATTCTTCTTTATTTTGGATTGGGATGCCGGAATGTATCAAAACTCTACGTACCCAATGGCTACGACTTTGCCAAGCTATATGAATGTGCGGAAGCCAAGCAGTTGGAGTTCACGCATCACCATAAGTATTTTAACAATTATGAATACAACAAGGCTGTACTATTAGTCAACGGAACCATACATCAGGACAATGGCTTTTTGATGGTGACTCCCAATGAAGCATTGGTTTCACCGCTCAGTGTGGTATACTATGAGGAATATGAGTCCATGGAATCCGTATTGGAAAAACTGGAACAGCTCTCTGATAAAATTCAGTGCATGGTGGCCGATAAGGAGATACATCCCCACGCTGTGTCTTTTGGAACAGCCCAATCCCCCGGATTGAACGATTTTGCCGATGGTGTAGACACTATGGCCTTTTTACAGGAGTTATAA
- a CDS encoding DUF4142 domain-containing protein, translating into MKKIKLSALLLVGLFVAVSCKDDDDGLTMVPEADRNFAMMAADGGMLEVQLGQLAQSKGMTQSVKDFGQMMVTDHTKANAELEGIVSSKDITLPTTLSTAKKQKYDSLAAMQGMAFDSAYVRVMVMSHQETIDLFQEEANNGKDSELKSWASGKLPTLNQHLTKVEAIQDSLNIGL; encoded by the coding sequence ATGAAAAAGATCAAATTGTCAGCCTTGTTGCTAGTAGGCTTGTTTGTGGCGGTTTCCTGTAAAGATGATGATGACGGCTTAACCATGGTTCCTGAAGCGGACCGGAATTTTGCGATGATGGCAGCCGATGGAGGAATGCTGGAAGTACAGCTGGGACAACTTGCCCAAAGCAAGGGGATGACACAGAGCGTGAAGGATTTTGGCCAGATGATGGTGACCGACCATACTAAAGCCAATGCTGAATTGGAGGGGATTGTAAGCTCAAAAGATATTACGCTTCCTACCACGTTGAGTACCGCGAAGAAGCAAAAATATGATTCTTTGGCGGCTATGCAGGGAATGGCTTTCGACAGTGCTTATGTTCGGGTAATGGTAATGTCTCATCAGGAGACGATTGATCTTTTTCAGGAAGAAGCCAATAATGGAAAGGACTCTGAGTTGAAATCCTGGGCATCAGGCAAACTGCCGACGTTAAATCAACATCTGACTAAAGTCGAGGCAATCCAGGATTCTTTGAACATTGGCTTATAA
- a CDS encoding alpha/beta hydrolase encodes MNVTPAVDRLQPSLPDRAKKSLYSENLQRTVTLTILRPRDRSPRSELSVLILFDGQDFPAVRIPEALGDFSLRYPSVPLMIVGIHADKDRIFEYGTASQPDYAYRGNKAANTTHFVIDELIPYLKERYPVSYDRERWSIGGFSLGGLMALDLAWHHAEVFSKVGVFSGSFWWRQRALDDNYDESDRIMHRIIRSTTGSPVLKFWFQTGTRDEEDDRDNDGIIDSIDDTLDLIAELERKGYAWGKEIVYEEVLNGEHNPHTWAEIFPVFLHWSQHR; translated from the coding sequence GTGAATGTGACCCCCGCCGTGGACCGGCTCCAGCCCAGCCTTCCCGATCGAGCGAAGAAAAGTCTGTATTCTGAGAACCTACAGCGGACTGTAACCCTGACAATTCTCAGGCCACGGGATCGTTCTCCGCGAAGTGAGCTTTCTGTACTTATCCTGTTCGATGGACAGGATTTTCCTGCTGTTCGGATACCTGAGGCTTTGGGTGATTTTTCCTTAAGGTATCCCTCAGTTCCACTAATGATTGTAGGGATACACGCCGATAAAGATCGGATATTCGAATATGGCACCGCCTCGCAACCCGATTATGCCTACCGCGGCAACAAAGCGGCCAATACCACACACTTTGTCATTGATGAACTGATTCCCTACCTGAAAGAGAGATATCCGGTATCGTATGACCGGGAGCGCTGGTCAATCGGTGGATTCTCGCTGGGAGGTTTGATGGCGCTCGATCTGGCCTGGCATCATGCGGAAGTATTTAGCAAGGTTGGGGTTTTTTCCGGGTCATTCTGGTGGCGGCAAAGAGCTCTGGACGATAATTATGACGAAAGCGATCGGATCATGCATCGGATCATCAGGAGTACGACGGGTAGCCCGGTGCTGAAATTTTGGTTTCAAACAGGTACCCGGGACGAAGAGGATGATCGCGATAATGACGGTATCATCGACAGCATCGATGATACTCTGGATTTGATTGCTGAATTGGAACGTAAAGGCTATGCCTGGGGAAAGGAAATTGTTTATGAAGAAGTGCTGAACGGAGAACATAACCCCCATACCTGGGCAGAGATTTTTCCCGTATTTTTACACTGGTCGCAGCACCGGTAA
- a CDS encoding esterase family protein, giving the protein MQENHIQYYSHHLGRSIDLLVFGHWGYPILVFPTTMGNYYQAKDMGLIDSVRHLVDSGQFKIYCIDSIDKESWYGRHLTPRMKVLNHIQYDKFLTNELVPMIQRDCSVDKIGVAGCSFGGFHALNFAFRHPGQVAHLISMSGAFDIRSFMGGYYDDNVYFNNPVDYIPHEEGWRYNHMKIVLGSSEWDICLNANLTMTRILNNKGINHWSDIRGWELHDWPLWHTMFPDYLSKIL; this is encoded by the coding sequence TTGCAAGAAAATCATATTCAGTATTATTCCCACCATCTGGGTCGCTCCATCGACCTGCTGGTATTTGGCCACTGGGGGTACCCTATTCTGGTTTTTCCCACTACTATGGGTAATTATTATCAGGCCAAAGACATGGGACTTATCGATTCGGTACGGCATTTGGTTGATTCGGGTCAATTCAAAATCTACTGTATCGACAGCATCGATAAGGAATCCTGGTACGGTCGGCATCTCACCCCGCGCATGAAAGTTCTTAACCACATTCAGTACGATAAGTTTCTGACCAATGAACTAGTCCCGATGATTCAACGCGATTGCAGTGTGGATAAAATCGGGGTAGCCGGCTGTAGTTTTGGGGGCTTTCACGCGCTCAACTTTGCATTCCGCCACCCCGGGCAGGTAGCCCACCTGATCAGTATGAGCGGTGCGTTCGATATACGTTCGTTTATGGGTGGTTATTACGACGACAATGTGTATTTCAACAATCCAGTCGACTACATTCCTCACGAAGAGGGATGGCGCTATAACCACATGAAAATCGTACTGGGCTCGTCGGAGTGGGACATTTGTCTGAATGCCAATCTGACTATGACTCGCATCCTCAACAACAAGGGTATCAACCACTGGTCTGATATCCGAGGCTGGGAATTGCACGATTGGCCGTTATGGCATACGATGTTCCCGGATTATTTATCCAAAATTTTGTAA
- a CDS encoding ATP-grasp domain-containing protein, whose protein sequence is MKKIGILFGMENTFPQAFIDRVNSKGEKDIMAEPVSIDKVVQADPTEYAVIIDRISQDVPFYKAYLKNAALCGTAVINNPFWWSADEKFFNNCLAEKIGVPVPKTVLLPSHERPTDTHDVSFRNLKSPLAWEEIFEYVGFPAYMKPHSGGGWKSVYKVYDQQDLWNKHGETQQLVMMLQEEIQFDDYFRCYCIGQKDVLIMPYEPRNPFHERYTPEMNTKGEAGEKLLKTIHEYTLRLNKALGYDFNTVEFAVRDGIPIAIDFCNPAPDADIHSVGQKNFDWVVEAAANMAIERAKNHKEGMNNLTWGTFIKSATMEIPVTAMMQEKGEEKAPAPKKGTPTKATKSPKKKETQE, encoded by the coding sequence ATGAAAAAAATTGGCATACTCTTCGGCATGGAGAACACCTTCCCGCAGGCTTTCATCGATCGGGTCAATAGTAAAGGTGAAAAAGATATTATGGCCGAACCTGTATCAATCGATAAGGTAGTTCAGGCCGATCCCACCGAATACGCCGTTATCATTGACCGTATTTCACAGGATGTACCCTTTTATAAGGCGTATCTGAAGAATGCTGCCCTGTGTGGTACAGCCGTCATCAACAATCCGTTCTGGTGGAGCGCCGACGAGAAGTTCTTTAACAACTGCCTCGCCGAAAAGATAGGGGTACCTGTGCCCAAAACCGTACTACTGCCCTCGCACGAGCGCCCAACCGACACACACGATGTTTCCTTCCGCAACCTGAAATCGCCACTGGCCTGGGAAGAAATATTTGAATACGTGGGCTTTCCTGCCTACATGAAACCTCATTCGGGCGGTGGCTGGAAAAGCGTCTACAAAGTATATGACCAGCAGGACCTTTGGAACAAGCACGGCGAAACCCAGCAACTTGTGATGATGTTGCAGGAGGAAATTCAATTCGACGATTATTTCCGTTGCTACTGCATCGGGCAGAAGGATGTGCTTATCATGCCTTACGAACCCCGCAATCCGTTCCACGAGCGCTATACTCCCGAGATGAACACAAAGGGCGAAGCGGGAGAAAAACTGCTGAAAACCATCCATGAATACACGCTGCGGCTGAACAAAGCCCTGGGGTACGATTTCAACACGGTGGAATTCGCCGTTCGGGATGGAATACCCATTGCTATCGACTTTTGTAATCCCGCCCCCGATGCAGACATCCATTCGGTAGGTCAGAAAAACTTCGACTGGGTGGTAGAAGCGGCCGCCAACATGGCTATCGAACGAGCCAAAAACCACAAAGAAGGCATGAATAACCTGACGTGGGGTACCTTCATCAAATCAGCTACGATGGAAATTCCCGTAACTGCAATGATGCAGGAAAAAGGCGAGGAGAAAGCCCCTGCCCCTAAGAAAGGTACCCCTACCAAAGCCACCAAATCGCCTAAGAAAAAAGAGACGCAGGAATAA